From a region of the Paenibacillus sp. FSL R10-2734 genome:
- a CDS encoding DUF2500 domain-containing protein — MSEWRGINGFVQQSHYDNFIHEMPLFLKIFTFIIVTFTSLMIIRSVRNSMRNKARPLKKATCTAVTKRIEVSGESGDASTRTRYFVTFEFDEGNSLELHVMDQEYSLIVEGDRGELSYQGARFKGFDRILETE; from the coding sequence TTGAGCGAATGGCGGGGTATTAACGGTTTTGTTCAGCAAAGTCATTATGATAACTTCATTCACGAAATGCCCTTATTTTTAAAAATATTCACCTTTATTATTGTTACATTCACTTCCTTAATGATTATTAGATCGGTAAGAAATTCGATGAGAAATAAGGCTAGACCCTTAAAAAAAGCAACCTGTACAGCAGTTACTAAACGGATTGAAGTCAGCGGTGAATCAGGCGATGCGAGTACAAGGACCCGTTATTTTGTTACGTTCGAATTTGATGAAGGTAATTCTTTGGAGCTGCATGTAATGGACCAGGAATATAGCTTAATCGTAGAAGGCGATAGAGGAGAACTTTCTTATCAAGGGGCCAGGTTTAAAGGTTTTGATCGGATCTTGGAGACTGAATAG
- a CDS encoding NlpC/P60 family protein, producing MPNKHKKLLSTATLLLVVVVSSTACGYSSQSQKPKVNAVTPDGMQASSYYEKSAITDAQGKYWIPLKPAIASLGYRMKDDATNGGYTKIGYSDVMYMLRPGSPQVFSLGEKITLPQAPRRQEGQIYITPLALSKFLQTEVGWNPQSGEINIATPTDHETIIKSPSAKSLNGAKSFRIQSISEADKNELIDYAKKFLGVPYEFGTGPYEETKKFDCSSYTRHVFKQFGVNLPRLAKDQDNLGSRIQRNELDVGDLIFFTVPGRFESDAVPGHVGIYIGDGKFIHTWGDPGVQISEVDTGYWSNVILHMQRIL from the coding sequence ATGCCTAATAAACACAAAAAATTACTATCCACTGCTACTTTATTGCTCGTTGTCGTTGTATCAAGTACCGCATGTGGTTACTCTTCACAATCGCAAAAACCAAAGGTAAATGCAGTAACTCCCGATGGCATGCAAGCCTCTAGCTATTATGAAAAGTCCGCCATAACCGACGCTCAAGGAAAGTACTGGATCCCGCTCAAACCTGCGATTGCTTCACTCGGATATCGGATGAAAGATGATGCTACTAACGGAGGTTACACCAAAATAGGCTATAGTGATGTTATGTATATGCTGCGCCCTGGATCACCACAGGTCTTCTCTCTTGGCGAAAAAATCACACTGCCACAGGCACCAAGACGACAAGAAGGTCAAATCTATATCACCCCTTTAGCCTTATCCAAATTTCTTCAAACGGAAGTAGGCTGGAATCCACAGTCCGGTGAAATCAACATTGCCACACCGACCGACCATGAAACTATTATTAAATCTCCATCTGCTAAATCATTGAATGGAGCTAAATCATTTCGCATTCAAAGTATTTCTGAAGCAGACAAGAATGAATTAATTGATTATGCCAAAAAATTTTTAGGTGTACCTTATGAATTCGGTACTGGACCTTATGAAGAAACAAAGAAATTTGATTGCTCTTCTTATACAAGGCATGTATTCAAACAATTCGGAGTAAACCTACCACGTTTAGCCAAGGACCAAGATAATTTAGGCTCTCGCATACAACGTAATGAACTAGATGTGGGCGATCTTATTTTCTTCACCGTCCCGGGCCGCTTTGAGAGTGACGCTGTGCCTGGACATGTAGGTATTTACATTGGAGATGGCAAATTCATTCACACCTGGGGTGATCCCGGAGTTCAGATCAGTGAGGTTGACACAGGCTATTGGAGTAACGTAATCCTGCATATGCAGCGCATTCTGTAA
- a CDS encoding ABC transporter ATP-binding protein, protein MLKLDNVSKLFNPGTPDEKIALLGIDLELLPGDFVTIIGSNGAGKSTLMNIISGVMKPDLGSASIEGNSISHLAEYQRSRWIGRVFQDPMAGTAPRMTIEENLAMAYKRGKSRGLSFGVNAARRAMFREELSRLGIGLENRLRAKVGLLSGGERQALSLLMATFTQPQILLLDEHTAALDPSRAELITKLTESIVREMKLTTLMVTHNMEQAIRLGNRLIMMDKGRIILDIDETRKKDLTVERLLGEFETISGHKLADDRMMLG, encoded by the coding sequence ATGCTTAAGCTTGATAACGTATCTAAGCTGTTCAATCCTGGGACACCGGATGAGAAGATCGCGCTGCTCGGCATTGATTTGGAGCTTCTTCCTGGTGATTTTGTCACCATTATTGGGAGTAACGGCGCTGGTAAATCGACGCTGATGAACATTATTTCTGGTGTTATGAAGCCGGATCTGGGTTCAGCAAGTATTGAAGGGAATTCTATCAGCCATTTAGCAGAATACCAGCGCAGTCGCTGGATCGGACGGGTCTTTCAGGATCCGATGGCAGGTACGGCTCCTCGAATGACGATTGAAGAGAATTTAGCCATGGCTTATAAAAGAGGGAAGAGCAGAGGACTATCCTTTGGTGTAAATGCAGCGAGACGAGCCATGTTTCGCGAGGAATTAAGTCGTCTCGGGATCGGATTGGAGAACCGCCTGCGAGCAAAAGTAGGTTTATTATCTGGTGGGGAGAGACAAGCGCTGAGCTTACTAATGGCAACCTTTACCCAGCCGCAGATTTTGCTATTAGATGAACATACAGCGGCACTTGACCCTTCACGTGCGGAGTTGATCACTAAACTGACAGAGTCTATTGTCCGTGAGATGAAGCTAACTACGCTAATGGTTACCCATAACATGGAGCAGGCTATCCGTCTTGGAAATCGTCTAATAATGATGGATAAAGGTCGTATTATCCTTGATATTGACGAAACACGTAAAAAGGATCTTACAGTAGAACGCTTACTAGGAGAATTTGAAACAATCAGTGGTCATAAGCTAGCAGATGATCGTATGATGCTTGGTTAA
- a CDS encoding ABC transporter substrate-binding protein, whose product MKKRNILAGLSLCFMLVAAGCGNNNAAVNSGDATNSGNTSTNAGAADSKTYKIAISQYVEHPSLDATREGILAALKDAGLVEGENLKVDLENAQADPANNLTIAQKIAADTNDLVLAIATPSAQSVVQALSKSSKDTPILFAAVTDPLDAKIVTDLEHPGGNVSGVSDTNPEAINRLMQFIATQFPNVKKLGIVINEGEPNAVIMADIAKKELDKHGIELVKAAITNTSEVKQAAESLAGRVDAFYITLDNTVVSAVDTIIQTANDKKIPFFSSDRDTVEKGAFATVGFKYFDHGYQVGQMAVDILKNGKKPADMKVTMQEKLDLILNLKAAAAQGIEVTDAMKADVADQANNIIQ is encoded by the coding sequence ATGAAAAAGAGAAACATTTTGGCGGGATTAAGCTTATGCTTCATGTTAGTGGCTGCTGGTTGTGGCAACAATAATGCCGCTGTAAACTCAGGTGATGCAACAAACTCTGGTAATACATCAACGAATGCTGGAGCCGCAGATTCCAAAACTTACAAAATCGCAATTTCGCAGTATGTAGAACATCCATCACTTGATGCTACACGCGAAGGTATTCTTGCTGCTTTGAAGGATGCCGGGCTTGTTGAAGGGGAGAACCTGAAGGTTGACCTTGAGAATGCTCAAGCTGACCCAGCGAATAACTTGACCATTGCTCAGAAGATTGCTGCTGACACTAATGATTTGGTATTGGCTATTGCGACACCTTCCGCTCAATCGGTTGTTCAAGCGCTTAGCAAGTCAAGTAAAGATACTCCGATACTGTTCGCAGCAGTGACGGATCCACTCGATGCAAAGATCGTTACTGATCTAGAGCACCCAGGTGGAAATGTTTCTGGGGTTTCAGACACGAATCCTGAAGCTATTAATAGATTAATGCAATTCATAGCTACTCAATTTCCTAATGTGAAGAAGCTCGGCATTGTTATCAACGAAGGTGAGCCAAATGCTGTAATTATGGCGGATATTGCTAAGAAAGAATTAGATAAACATGGTATCGAACTTGTGAAGGCAGCGATCACGAATACTTCTGAAGTGAAGCAGGCTGCTGAATCACTTGCGGGTCGTGTAGATGCATTCTATATTACTTTGGATAACACAGTAGTGAGTGCTGTTGATACGATCATTCAAACGGCTAATGATAAGAAAATTCCGTTCTTCTCTAGTGACCGCGATACTGTTGAGAAAGGTGCTTTTGCAACCGTTGGCTTTAAATATTTCGATCATGGTTACCAAGTTGGACAAATGGCAGTGGACATTTTGAAGAATGGTAAGAAGCCAGCAGATATGAAAGTAACGATGCAAGAAAAGCTTGATCTTATCCTTAACCTCAAAGCTGCTGCTGCACAAGGCATAGAAGTAACGGATGCGATGAAAGCAGACGTTGCCGATCAAGCTAACAATATTATTCAATAA
- a CDS encoding sensor histidine kinase, with protein MIRNDVSAFRSSGIFNKMILIISFLLLLSFLFSLTVLQYVYRIYDKQIYEKSSEVLGMSSISIESTLRELDQLSFTVVSDEQIQECLRQLQDDPQPYERQVLHNKIINRLVAFAGAEKYVYSMMLLDTNGGAMTAGNREGVSQDLQDQLKPLAMEAGGSIVWYPQGNKNSLLAVRQIKSYTGSTFTLDDLGTLVIRIRIDRIIADSTSNTSDDDQLIVVDATSGLAVYPKAPILLPEELKEETERLELYRTAKYEAGTYFITKSKSSYMEWIYINATPFNEMFKHITFVKKLVVIIFALILLIGLLLGYRLARSIVRPISKLTKKMKQIEKGDLDNLEEQSLGVVSQTAQDEVSQLNRTFKMMIRRIRELIDENYAKQLMIRETELKALQAQINPHFLYNTLESINWLAKLNKQSKISEMVEALGYLFRSSIGLKDPLITIEKELTIVRNYVVIQKTRFDERLDFRMDFPEHLHDALIPKLTLQPLIENAIRYALEPNIEPCTISVTVSEEGQGLDIRVSDNGPGMSAEFIKDLQQGRVKTRGEGIGLANIAERIQLVFGPEWGTVIESEPGQGTTIHVRIPYLKGVAENV; from the coding sequence ATGATTCGGAATGATGTTAGCGCTTTCAGGAGTTCTGGTATTTTCAATAAAATGATATTAATCATTTCATTTTTGCTGCTGCTTTCCTTTCTATTCTCTTTGACCGTCCTGCAGTATGTGTATCGTATTTATGACAAGCAAATCTATGAGAAGTCCTCCGAGGTATTGGGGATGTCTTCTATAAGTATAGAGAGTACTTTAAGAGAGCTGGATCAACTGTCTTTCACAGTAGTCTCTGATGAGCAAATACAGGAATGCCTGCGCCAGTTGCAGGATGACCCTCAACCGTATGAGAGACAGGTTCTACATAACAAGATCATTAATAGGTTAGTTGCCTTTGCAGGCGCAGAGAAATACGTATACTCAATGATGCTGTTGGATACGAATGGTGGTGCCATGACCGCGGGCAATCGAGAAGGTGTATCACAGGATCTTCAGGATCAATTGAAGCCACTGGCTATGGAAGCTGGGGGGAGCATTGTGTGGTATCCCCAAGGAAATAAAAATTCACTTCTGGCTGTTCGACAGATTAAATCTTACACCGGATCAACATTTACTCTGGACGATCTAGGGACGTTAGTCATCCGTATTCGTATTGACCGTATTATAGCAGATAGTACGAGTAACACTTCGGATGACGATCAGTTGATTGTCGTTGATGCGACGTCGGGGCTGGCGGTCTACCCGAAAGCTCCAATTTTACTGCCAGAGGAGCTTAAAGAGGAAACGGAACGTTTAGAGCTGTATCGGACTGCCAAGTATGAGGCAGGAACTTATTTTATAACGAAGTCTAAATCATCTTATATGGAATGGATTTATATTAATGCGACCCCATTCAATGAGATGTTTAAACATATTACTTTTGTAAAAAAACTGGTCGTTATTATATTCGCTCTGATATTACTAATTGGACTGCTCTTAGGCTATCGACTAGCCCGAAGTATTGTACGTCCGATTTCAAAGCTGACCAAAAAAATGAAACAAATCGAAAAGGGTGATCTGGATAATCTGGAGGAACAGTCACTAGGTGTTGTCTCGCAAACTGCGCAGGACGAGGTGAGCCAGCTTAACCGTACGTTTAAAATGATGATCCGCAGGATCAGAGAACTAATAGATGAGAATTATGCGAAGCAGCTCATGATTAGAGAGACCGAGCTCAAAGCTTTGCAAGCACAGATTAATCCACATTTTCTGTACAATACACTTGAATCCATTAATTGGTTAGCCAAATTGAACAAGCAATCTAAAATCTCAGAAATGGTAGAGGCCCTTGGCTACTTGTTTCGTAGCTCTATTGGTCTTAAGGACCCCCTAATTACGATTGAAAAAGAGCTCACTATCGTGCGTAATTATGTCGTAATCCAAAAGACACGCTTTGATGAGAGACTTGATTTCCGTATGGATTTTCCAGAGCATTTGCATGACGCATTAATCCCGAAGCTGACATTGCAGCCGTTAATAGAGAATGCGATCAGATATGCATTAGAACCTAATATTGAGCCTTGCACAATTTCTGTAACGGTTAGTGAGGAGGGGCAGGGGCTTGATATTCGCGTCAGTGATAATGGGCCGGGCATGAGTGCAGAGTTCATCAAGGATTTACAACAGGGTCGAGTCAAGACTCGTGGCGAAGGCATCGGCTTAGCAAACATCGCAGAGCGTATTCAATTAGTGTTCGGCCCAGAATGGGGTACAGTGATTGAAAGTGAGCCAGGACAAGGAACGACAATACATGTGCGTATACCTTACTTAAAAGGAGTGGCAGAGAATGTATAA
- a CDS encoding response regulator, with the protein MYKLLLVDDERLILEGISQVVNWERAGTELMGTARNGIEALEKIEMLRPEIVITDISMPGLDGLGLVQKCSERFPEVKFVMLTGYKDFDYACIAMQHGVKHYLLKPCNENQIHDALVELVEELDEFKSRSEFVNSMKQRLTKVLPHVKEQFLKEWISNKTYGRQDLEYYQEMFGMELNDKVVRLILFRLEGSYEYEQLFALKNIAQDVLQETLLSTTIGSYLLILLEVEKDTVQNSPQLKRIAEVRKVFRKFYKMEVTIAVSDADLMIHSRSLYRQTLQCLNHCFYLEEGGLITGSDIPSDELSGRNDVELDEEQICLLIKAGDKGAVELELDRLFNLLADQRVDINVARSYVLQLYSAMIRLAVPDERNNFTSGMAELAEIRTLGGLKAYVKDSAARLTAMYDRHFRCRQSLIVDKMNKIIADDYKNSELSLSSVAAEMLYMNPDYLGKIFKKITGEKFSNYVTNYRIAKASEHILQSGDVRVFELAEMFGFGGNAQYFSQVFKKVTGQTPTDFMKSPQSN; encoded by the coding sequence ATGTATAAGTTACTGTTGGTGGATGATGAACGGTTAATATTGGAAGGCATATCGCAGGTAGTAAATTGGGAACGGGCTGGAACAGAACTTATGGGTACGGCGCGGAACGGAATTGAAGCCTTGGAAAAAATAGAGATGCTTCGTCCTGAAATCGTCATCACTGATATTTCCATGCCCGGTTTAGATGGACTAGGGTTAGTGCAGAAATGCAGTGAACGATTTCCCGAGGTGAAGTTCGTTATGCTGACCGGCTATAAGGATTTTGACTACGCCTGTATCGCAATGCAGCATGGAGTGAAGCATTACTTGCTTAAGCCTTGCAACGAGAATCAAATTCACGATGCATTGGTGGAACTGGTAGAGGAGCTCGATGAATTTAAGAGCCGATCGGAATTTGTAAACAGTATGAAGCAGCGACTTACTAAGGTTCTACCACATGTGAAGGAACAATTTTTGAAGGAATGGATATCTAACAAAACTTATGGAAGACAAGATCTTGAGTATTATCAGGAAATGTTCGGGATGGAACTAAATGATAAAGTGGTGCGATTGATCTTATTCAGATTGGAAGGCTCGTATGAATATGAGCAACTATTCGCTTTGAAAAATATTGCACAGGATGTGCTTCAAGAAACGCTGCTTAGTACAACGATTGGCAGTTATTTATTGATACTATTGGAAGTCGAGAAAGATACAGTTCAGAATAGTCCGCAGCTGAAGCGTATTGCGGAAGTGAGAAAGGTGTTCCGTAAGTTTTATAAAATGGAAGTAACGATTGCGGTTAGCGACGCAGACTTAATGATTCATTCACGGAGCTTGTATCGTCAGACCCTGCAGTGCCTGAACCACTGCTTTTATCTGGAAGAGGGAGGACTGATCACAGGAAGTGATATTCCTAGTGATGAACTAAGCGGAAGAAATGATGTTGAGCTTGATGAAGAGCAAATCTGTTTGCTTATTAAAGCGGGTGACAAAGGTGCAGTAGAGTTAGAATTGGATCGCTTATTTAACCTGCTTGCTGATCAGCGAGTGGATATCAATGTAGCCCGATCTTATGTTTTGCAATTGTATTCCGCCATGATACGTTTAGCCGTCCCTGATGAAAGAAACAACTTTACTTCAGGTATGGCGGAGCTTGCTGAGATCAGGACATTAGGTGGGCTTAAGGCATATGTCAAAGATTCAGCTGCTCGTCTGACAGCGATGTATGATCGTCATTTTAGATGTCGTCAATCTTTAATCGTAGATAAGATGAACAAGATTATTGCTGATGATTACAAAAATTCGGAACTGTCACTTAGCTCAGTAGCTGCAGAAATGTTATATATGAATCCAGATTATCTTGGGAAAATATTCAAGAAAATCACAGGAGAGAAATTCTCTAACTATGTAACTAATTACCGGATTGCTAAAGCATCTGAACATATTTTACAGAGTGGAGATGTGAGAGTGTTTGAGCTGGCTGAAATGTTCGGCTTCGGCGGGAATGCACAATATTTCAGTCAGGTGTTCAAAAAAGTAACCGGGCAGACACCCACGGATTTTATGAAATCTCCTCAATCGAACTGA
- a CDS encoding calcium-translocating P-type ATPase, SERCA-type encodes MNSNEPQSREQVPFHTLSEEEVLKRLQTRKDGLSSGEVTKLLEQYGKNVLQEAKTKSLLGKFIEQFKNVMIFILLVAAVLSGILGEWTDTVIILLVVILNAVLGVIQENKAEQALDALKSMSSPHARVRRGGQVSEIKSEDLVPGDIVLLEAGNVVPADIRLLEAASLKTEEAALTGESLPSEKKAGVLEGNDIVIGDRTNMAYMSSNVTYGRAVGVVTATGMQTEVGRIAGYISEEETDVTPLQKKLDELGKYFTFIILGVCVVIFAVGIFEGRELLDMTLTSISLAVAAIPEGLPAIVTIILALGVQRMAGRKAIIRKLPAVETLGSTEIICSDKTGTLTLNKMTVEKVHVNGTTREAAEGLEGIPGGELLLQAMTLCNDSSIDEGKNPEDNGGKEAGKDPQTKSGKAIIGDPTETALVDYALSIGTDKRDLEKKFPRKNELPFDSDRKLMTTINEVENGRYRVLTKGAPDVLLSKCSHIYVDGEIVPFKDEHSRHIMESNTMLANDALRVLAFAFRDEQQLPTNLSPDATEKDLVFIGLVGMIDPPREEVRDAVAICRKAGIRPVMITGDHRDTAAAIAKRLGIIEDETGVLTGSELDKFSEEEFAEKVTNYSVYARVSPEHKVRIVKAWKKKGKIVAMTGDGVNDAPALKSSDIGVGMGITGTDVAKGVSDMVLADDNFTTIVVAVEEGRKVYSNIRKAIQFLLSANLGEVLTLFIATMIGWRILEPIHILWINLVTDTLPALALGLEKAGEDVMSKKPRKSSSSIFAGGVGIGIVYQGITEAVLTLFVYLWAHTHYNEGIAVTMAFGTLGLLQISHAFNVRSNTKSLFQIGWFSNRYMLWASLISTLMLVLVIIIPGLNDWFGVSHLSGLQWGIVVAAALSIIVIVELVKLFVRLSGRGKNWD; translated from the coding sequence TTGAATTCAAATGAACCACAATCGCGGGAGCAGGTACCTTTTCATACACTAAGCGAGGAAGAAGTGCTCAAAAGGCTTCAAACTCGGAAAGATGGCCTGTCTTCCGGTGAAGTTACTAAACTTCTGGAGCAGTATGGGAAGAACGTACTTCAAGAAGCAAAGACCAAATCTCTGCTAGGAAAATTTATTGAACAATTCAAGAATGTAATGATCTTTATTTTGCTCGTGGCAGCAGTATTGTCTGGAATTTTGGGAGAATGGACAGATACAGTCATTATTTTGCTGGTAGTCATCCTGAATGCGGTACTTGGTGTTATTCAGGAAAATAAGGCAGAGCAGGCGCTAGATGCCCTGAAAAGTATGTCCTCTCCTCATGCTAGGGTGCGACGTGGAGGTCAGGTCTCTGAGATCAAAAGTGAAGACCTCGTACCAGGGGATATCGTATTGCTGGAAGCTGGAAATGTAGTTCCGGCAGATATTAGGCTTTTGGAAGCCGCTTCTTTGAAAACGGAAGAGGCCGCACTAACAGGAGAATCATTGCCCTCAGAAAAGAAAGCTGGTGTGCTTGAGGGAAACGATATTGTTATCGGTGATCGAACCAATATGGCTTACATGAGCAGTAATGTGACTTATGGTAGGGCGGTTGGTGTAGTAACAGCTACAGGAATGCAGACAGAAGTCGGAAGAATCGCCGGATATATCTCGGAGGAAGAGACGGATGTAACACCGCTGCAAAAGAAGCTGGATGAGCTAGGAAAATATTTCACTTTTATTATTCTTGGTGTCTGTGTGGTTATCTTTGCCGTTGGTATTTTCGAAGGTAGAGAGCTGTTGGATATGACGCTTACCTCGATCTCACTAGCGGTAGCGGCAATCCCTGAAGGGCTGCCAGCAATCGTTACGATTATCTTGGCGCTCGGCGTGCAGCGGATGGCAGGACGAAAAGCGATCATTCGTAAGCTCCCCGCTGTAGAGACGCTCGGAAGCACGGAAATTATTTGCTCTGACAAGACAGGCACACTAACTTTAAACAAGATGACTGTTGAAAAAGTGCATGTCAATGGAACTACGAGAGAGGCTGCTGAAGGTCTTGAAGGGATACCGGGCGGAGAACTCTTGCTTCAGGCCATGACGCTTTGTAATGATTCCAGTATTGACGAAGGAAAGAACCCTGAGGATAATGGTGGAAAAGAAGCGGGTAAAGACCCACAAACCAAGAGTGGTAAAGCGATTATTGGTGATCCTACGGAAACTGCGTTAGTGGATTACGCGCTTAGTATAGGGACTGACAAAAGGGATTTAGAAAAGAAATTCCCACGGAAAAATGAGTTGCCATTTGACTCCGATCGCAAGCTGATGACGACGATTAATGAAGTTGAAAATGGACGTTATCGAGTGTTAACTAAGGGTGCACCAGATGTACTTTTGTCCAAATGCAGCCATATATATGTGGATGGAGAGATCGTACCTTTTAAAGATGAACATTCGCGACATATTATGGAAAGTAATACAATGCTGGCGAATGATGCACTACGAGTGCTGGCATTTGCTTTCAGAGATGAGCAGCAGCTACCGACCAATCTCTCACCGGACGCAACGGAGAAAGACTTAGTATTTATCGGTTTAGTCGGTATGATTGATCCTCCTCGTGAGGAAGTGCGGGATGCGGTAGCGATCTGTCGTAAAGCGGGAATAAGACCTGTAATGATTACAGGAGATCATCGCGATACAGCAGCGGCCATTGCCAAAAGATTAGGGATTATCGAGGATGAAACAGGTGTATTAACCGGTAGTGAGCTGGATAAATTCAGTGAAGAGGAATTTGCAGAGAAAGTCACTAATTATTCGGTTTATGCACGTGTATCCCCTGAACATAAAGTTCGTATCGTTAAGGCTTGGAAGAAAAAAGGGAAGATTGTAGCCATGACTGGCGATGGTGTGAACGATGCTCCTGCGCTTAAATCATCAGATATCGGCGTGGGAATGGGAATCACAGGAACAGATGTGGCCAAAGGCGTCTCAGACATGGTGCTCGCAGATGATAACTTCACGACTATAGTGGTAGCTGTTGAAGAAGGACGGAAGGTTTATAGCAATATCCGCAAAGCAATCCAGTTCCTACTTTCAGCTAATCTGGGTGAGGTACTTACGTTATTTATTGCGACAATGATCGGCTGGCGTATTCTCGAGCCAATTCATATCCTGTGGATTAATCTTGTTACTGATACCCTACCTGCTCTTGCGCTTGGGCTGGAGAAAGCAGGAGAAGATGTGATGTCGAAGAAACCGCGTAAATCCAGTAGCAGCATCTTTGCAGGTGGCGTGGGAATCGGAATCGTATATCAGGGGATTACAGAGGCGGTGCTTACGCTGTTTGTGTACCTGTGGGCACATACACATTACAATGAGGGTATTGCGGTTACGATGGCATTCGGAACATTAGGATTACTGCAAATTTCTCATGCGTTTAACGTCAGATCCAATACGAAGTCTTTGTTCCAAATTGGCTGGTTCAGCAATCGGTATATGCTGTGGGCATCACTGATCTCAACATTAATGTTGGTGCTCGTGATCATTATCCCAGGACTTAATGACTGGTTTGGTGTCTCCCATTTGAGCGGATTACAGTGGGGGATCGTAGTAGCTGCGGCTCTGTCGATTATAGTGATTGTAGAGCTTGTAAAACTGTTTGTCCGTTTAAGCGGTAGAGGAAAGAACTGGGATTAA
- a CDS encoding ABC transporter permease, translated as MYESMLGAVEMGLLYAFMALGVYITFRILDFPDLTVDGSFTTGGAIAAVMITNGYAPWLATLAAIAGGMLAGMCTGLLHTKGKINGLLSGILMMIALYSINLRIFGGKPNWSLMGDTTLFTSINPLLVLPFVVLFVKILMDLFLRTDLGLALRATGDNARMIRSLGVNTDNTTILGVSLSNGMVALSGALITQYSTFADSSMGIGMIVIGLASVIIGEAIFGAKNVFRATLAVILGSIVYRIVVALALRVPWLKSSDLKLITAIIVIFALVFPSIQRFLKQKNLARRRSVELAEQALSSKRGGTIDA; from the coding sequence ATGTATGAATCAATGCTCGGGGCCGTGGAAATGGGTCTGTTATACGCATTTATGGCTTTAGGGGTGTATATTACTTTCCGTATTTTGGATTTTCCGGATTTGACTGTGGATGGAAGCTTTACCACTGGCGGTGCCATTGCCGCTGTAATGATTACCAATGGCTACGCACCATGGTTGGCCACACTAGCTGCTATTGCAGGTGGGATGCTGGCAGGGATGTGTACGGGTCTACTACATACAAAGGGCAAAATTAATGGATTGTTATCTGGGATTCTAATGATGATTGCACTTTACTCCATTAATCTACGAATATTTGGCGGTAAGCCTAACTGGTCACTAATGGGTGATACCACGTTGTTCACCTCCATTAATCCACTTCTTGTTCTTCCTTTTGTTGTTTTATTTGTGAAAATTCTAATGGATTTATTCTTGCGTACTGATCTGGGGCTTGCTTTACGGGCTACCGGAGATAATGCAAGAATGATCCGCAGTCTGGGTGTAAACACAGATAATACAACCATTCTCGGCGTCAGTTTATCCAACGGAATGGTGGCACTCTCAGGTGCGCTTATTACTCAGTATTCTACTTTTGCGGATTCTTCAATGGGTATAGGGATGATTGTGATCGGCTTAGCTTCGGTAATCATTGGTGAAGCTATTTTCGGTGCTAAAAATGTATTTCGTGCCACATTGGCTGTTATTCTAGGGTCTATTGTTTACCGGATCGTTGTTGCTCTTGCTTTGCGTGTTCCATGGTTAAAATCTTCAGATCTAAAGCTGATTACGGCGATTATCGTTATTTTCGCACTTGTATTCCCATCGATTCAGCGTTTCTTGAAGCAGAAGAATTTAGCACGTAGGCGTTCAGTTGAATTAGCTGAACAAGCGCTAAGCAGCAAGAGAGGAGGAACCATCGATGCTTAA